The genomic segment agctcagcaccagccGAGCTGGGTACAGCCCGGAGCAGGAGGAGCATGGCAGGGACAGGCAGCTGGTGTTACCAAGCTCAAGTGTCAGATAGCTAAATGGGGAAGAACTTGTCTGCACTGCCTCAGCTTGCTGCTACAGGGTGTGACATGCTGCCTCAAGGCATCATTAGGGGTCTGGCACCCACCCCATTGCCAGCAAGGATATCCATACACAGGCTCAGCCCGCCCTGCATAGGGCAAGCACGCAAGCACATGCAGTTAGTGCCATTACCTCTTGCATCTTGGGGTAGGAGTGGGCAGAAGGAGAAGCTAAGGAGGCAGCTGCTCCTAGTGGGGGACTCAGGGGCTTAgttccctccagcagctcataAGGCTCTGAAATATGGAGGGTTTCCTGTGGGAAGGCAAAGATCACATAGGCGAGGCACGCAGAGGCAGAAGGCtcatagcagcagcagcagcccacatGCCCAGGTAGGCAGTAGGACATTGAGGCACGAGGGCACCCCGCCATACAGGAGCAGGCTGGgaagcactgcagccccagcttGGTCAGAGCCAGACTGgaaagtgctctgcagctgtgctaTCCCCTCTCCTGAGGGCACCCCACCATGCCACCCACTAACAACACGTGCTGGCACAGGGCTCCTGCAGTCTGCCCAGgctcctgcagcatcccagcagtCTGACAcgggagatgctgctgctcccaagCCCACTTATGTTGcatttccctccctcccaaCTTGATGTCAgtccctgcagcccacagacaAGCCTGGAGTAGTGCAAGTGCCCAGCTTTAGACAGATGGCACTGGGAAGCAGAGGAACTGCTGCAGACATAAACTGCAGTGCCCCAGTCTTGTCCCTGGGGATGGGAACAGCCCAGCACACAGGAGAGCAGCTCTCAGGACAGTGCCCCATCTCCCCAGTTACCTCTTTGAGAGCTGAGGACATCTTTGGGAAGCTCCTGCCACCTGTGACAAGCTGGTACCGTCTCTCCAGAGACGCAAGCTTCTCCTTCTCCTGAGCACACAAcaagagcagagagaggaggaaggtTATCATCATGTGGTGGCCAGGCCCCATCTCACACCTTAACAGCCAACCCCTGCTGCAAGAGGAGGCaggatcccctctcagcctaATCAGCAACATCTGCAAGGTGGGATGCTGCAGTGACCTGTGACCCCCTGGGAGCATTTTGCACGCTCAGGCACCCATGTTGCAAGCATGCAAGACCAGGGAGTGTGTGACAACCCTCTGGCCCTAGACGTAAGCCTTACCTTCTGGAGGAGCCGCAGGACATCGTTCCTCTCCTGGGCCAGGCGTTCAGCCTCCTGGGCACTCTGCAGCCggatctgggcagcctgagcatCCAGTGCAGCCACCCGCTCCTGGGGATGGGCAAGGGCTGAGCTGGCGGTAGGGGAAGCTTGGCAGCGTGGCTGGGCTGGGGACATGGGGTGCTACGGACATGGGGTGCTGGGAACATGAGTGCTGAGGAGCAACTCACAAGGGACTGATGCCCTGTGTCCCTACCTTCCTGCGGGCGATGCTGCGGTGGTactcagccctgctctgcaggagctgctggctccGCGTCTCACGCTCCTCTTCCAGCCGGCTCTCCCTTTCCAGTTGCTGGAACTCCAGGTCCTCAAAGAGCTTGGTTTCCGTCTCCAGGGCCTCTGCTTCCTTCAGACACACAATGGGGTGGCCACTCACTCCCTTGCCTCAGTGCAAAGGTGGTGGAGGAGGCACTGGGCACAGATCCCATGGGATGAGCTTCTCGCAATGGCTGGGAGCTGCATCCAGATCAGCTGCTCCCACCTGATCCCATCCAGCCTACGGTGAtgctctgccaggctgcagagccagaAAATGCCCCGTGCTAGCAGCATCACCATTGCCAAGCAGCACGCAGGGAGCATGGCAAGCACCCATGTCACCAAGCTGATGGCAAATCCACCACAGACCAGCACCACAACAGACAAATGCCTTTGGCCCCCCAGCCTTTAAATAATgtggcatcctgggatgctgGCACTCAACTCAGTGTCTGCAAACACCGTCCTGGCAGAGCTCTCACTGCAAGAACACACTTCCCATGCCCCAGGAAAGGGACCACCACCACTCCATGGCCACATAGAGTGCAGTGCACGCAGGGCAGCTGCCAGGGCTCCTGCACACCAGGACCACTGAGCATCCCTGAGCATCCCATCACATTCTGCGGGCAGCACCTGCTATCACCCAGACCCATGTCAAATGCAGGAGCATCCACCACCAGCCTGGAAAGGGGACGCAAGCAGTTGTGTGCTAGAGCTGTGCAGCGAGGGCTGCTTCAGCCACAGACTGAGGAGAGCCAGCAGCTACCAGAAAATACCagataatgggaaaaaatgctgcagaccGATGCTAACATAAACTGACAGTGCTGTGTAAATAAACACTCGCAGGAAATAGCtggaagcacacacacacagggacacagagcTCCCTGGCGCTCCCCTCTCGAGAAGCAGCCTGGGGACGGCACCCTGGGAGAACAGGGACCAACTTCCACAGGCAGTGCCCAGCCGGACACACGGACACAGCGACGCCTCCACACCTCAGAGATGCTCAGCATCTGGAcgcagagcactgcagctcgTGGGCAGGCGGGCAGGGCACAGCCCGGCTCTGTGAGCCCACGTGTGGGGCGGATCCCATTGCATGGGGTCAAGAAGGACCCCAGCAGAGGACACCACGCTCAACGTGGGGCTGTGCTGCGGGGCACATGGCTCCTCCTCAGCATGCTTGGGGCAGATCCGTGCTCGTGCCCTGCCCGGTCCGGAGCCAGCACCGTGCCATGGGGCCGGGTGAGCAGCAAGCTTACCAACACGGCGCCAGCCTCCTCCGGCCCGGCTGCGATGCTCTCAGTGCGGCCCCAGCTGCCAGGGAAGAGCTGGCCTAAGCTGGAGCGGAGGGAGGTGGGCCATggtccaggaggggtgggggTGAGACACTGACCCTTCGCATCTGCTCCCGCAACTGCTCCCGCATTGACTCAGGGCAGTTATCAAGGTGGCTCTTCGACTCATTGTAAAGCGCCCGGAGTTTCTCTAGCTCCTTCCTTTCAGCATCAATCTTTGCCCTTTCCTAAATTAGgggagaacaaaacagaacgaaaacaaaacaaaacaaaacaaaacaaagaaaaaaaaaaacagaaaagggaaacaaaaaaaaaaaaaagagagaaaacacacTTCTCAAATCCGCGCcatgcagaagctgcaggatTAGACAGGGGTCAGCCAGAGAGGGGCATTTACCAAGAGACTGAGAGAGCAAAAGCCGTGAGAACCCTGGGCTGGGCAGCGTTACAGAGGTTATGACCAGCCCTGGACCTCTGTCTCATGTTTCCATGCCAAAGACTTAAGGACAGTGGAAAGATCAATGTTGACCTGGCTTTGCAACTTGGGTTAAGTCATCCTAATCCTGCACATTGCCATCAAAGGACTCCAGGAGCTGCCAGAGGCCCTTGCTTTACCACACAGCCATCCTCACAACCACCACCAGAGCCTTCTGTTAACGTGCCCAAAAcccaggatgctgctggcagccagagcAGCTCCAGTGCGGCGGCGATGTGGCTGCtgtgcatctctgcagcagcGTGGCTGCCTGTTGGGCAATAGGAGACCAAAGTCTGTGCTGTCCTTGTGGAGCTGCTTGGGCTGTTCTTCAGCACGTTAGTGGCAGGGCAGATGCACAACAAATGCTTGTTTCTGTCCACAGTCCGTGCAGCCAGAGACACCCGGCTGGCAGGGCACCACATGTAACCCCAGTTtgagctgctgagagcagggaGCACAAAAAGGACTGGGAATCCCAGCTCTCTGTCCTGCAGGCTTTCTGCCAGGACAACCCCCTGGCACATCAGACTGTGCGCTGCTGCATTTTTGTGCATTGCTCAAACAAGGAAAGCCCCATCCTTGCTGGAACATTACTTAGAAATCCTGAAAATTCCTGCAATCCTGGGAAGGAATCTTGTCCATGAGTATTTTGCCTCAAGGTCTTGTCTCACAAGCACCTTTGCTCACTTGGGCTTCTACTGGAtttgctgctgcccagcatTCAGGTAACAGTGCTGTGTTGTCTGTGTATGTGCCTACATCGTCCCCCTCTGAGGACTGTCTTTGCACACCAAAGCAGCCACATCTCAGTGGCAATGGCTCTGGTGGCACCAGCATGTCCCACAGCTGCCCCTGCCCTTCTCCCACTTGGCACTGAAGACACATCCCTGGAGTGGTGCAGGATCCCCCTACCCCCTTGGGGAGCTGACTCCTGCTCCCTccagcacaggagcacagtgagCCGAGGCCATCCCTCCCTCCTGGGCACAGATGTGGGGGCAAAGTGGACAGAGGATGCAGAGGTGGATGGGACATGCTGCTGCCCCACGCTCCAGACCTGGCTGTGAGTGGGGAGAGCAGAGGTGTCAGAGGTTAGtgacagagctcagagcagccaCTGTTAGAGCCAGTTAGTGCAGACTGAATAGGAAAGCAGGTGGTTAAGTCAACTGAGACTCTTGGAATGAGGCTTCTTTTTGCTCCTCTCCTAGCGCTGCACAACGCAGTCTTTCACTAGAGAAAACGCCTGCAAACGGTCAGaaaatcaaaaacaaaccacaaatcCCCAgcgctgcagcagtgctgctgggtgtgctggtggcagctcagccccacacgGCCCCAATTGCACACAGGCACTGAGCAATGCACGTCGGGGTCTCACAGCCTGAGACCAATCACAGGGAGGCGAGACGTGGTCTGCCCTCCCACCAGGACTGCAAAAAGAATCCAGGcccaggaaggagcagcaggagcacaccctgcagcccagagctgctgctcagcatcctgcagggAGCTCCTGGCCAAAGCTGCAAAATGCTCAGAAGAGAACAATCCAGCCACCTCTAGCATTACAGATGCTCAAGCAGTCACCACCACTGTGTGTGACCAAAGCATCCCCGCGGGCAGCAGAGCCAGTGGGCCTGCTGCAAACCTCAGCTTGCAGGAAGGCTGTgagctgggcagtgctgaggCCTCATGGTCAGTGCtagggcagccctgcagcaccgaTCCTGACAGTGAGACTGACAGCACATccccagcatctgcctctgccCTCCTCTGGCAGGGCTGAGGGACACCACGCCAATACCAagcacacagacagacagagcCCGGCAcaatgtgagcacagagagaggagagagaaaggcaCTGCCAAGCTCGCTCGCCcattcctcttcctccctctctgcaCAAACACTGGTGCTCCCATTGCACATGAAGACACCTGGGAAGACCTCATGGAGCTGACACAGCAGCTGTCACCGAATGCCTCTGCAGAATCCAGCCACATGTTCCAGCACGGGAGAACCCCACCAGCGTCATCCCTGCACATGGGCAccagggcaggggacagcatGTCACAGCCCCAAGGGGACAGCCCTGCCTCGGGGCTCACCTTGTCCCGCTCCTTCCGGATGCTGGCGTCCAGGCCGGAgagcttctcctgcagctgctgcaccacctcctgctcctgctgcagccgtGCCACCTCTGACTCCcgctcaccctgcagcagcGCCCTCTCCATCTCTGCCTGGGGTGACACAGCTGTGTCAGCATGGCCGCTCCAGCCCAATCTGCTACCCACTGCCCATGTGGGTGCTGCCCAGACCCTCACCTCTCGCGAtgtctcctgcagctgctgctccagctccttgACACGGCCTTTCAGCTCATCCAGGCGGCCGAACACGCAGGCTCGCTCCTCTTCCAGCCGCTGTGCCTCCTTGGCGCGTGGGCCCGCCAGCTCCTCGTGCTGCAGAGGGAGCAggtcagcacagcacagcacagaacgGCTCAGCCCGGACATCCCCATCCCCTCACCTCGTGGTGTGTGCTCTCGGTGCTGCTGCACTCTTCCTTCAGGTTCTCTTCATCCGACCTCTCCAGGCTCTCCCTCTGCCGCAGCACACCCAGCTCCTCTGCGGCAcggcccagccctgctgtgcccctTGGTGCCCGCCGGCCGGCATCCGTATGaccaggcagcagctcagagccGTCTGTCTTGGTGTACTCAGCACAGAGGTTCAGGATGGTCTCCAGGCGCTGCCGCTCCTGCAGGGAGGTTTGGTCAGAGCAGACCTGCAGCAACCCATCCCAGTGCCCACAAACGTCCCTCACCAGCACGGCtgcctgcattgctgcagggcacagggatCACTGCTGTGCCCAGGGAGGGGACGCAGTGCCCATCTGGCAGCAGGGCACATACACACAGACCACAGCGTGACGTGCCAGGACCAACATCCCCACATTGAGGAAGGAAAACTGTTTCTTGGGGAACgttggctgccagcagctcaccacagccacagcagcaggacTTGGGGCACTTCCCTGtttcccagcagcatccctgtgtGTCACCCTGCCCTGCGTGTCCCACTCCCACGCACCCCAGATCATCACCACCTCCACACACTGGAAGCGCTTCCTCCAGCTCTGGGCACATCGCCCGTGTCTGGAAGGTCCCAGCTGCCCTGATGGATTTCCAGCACTCTGCACACCGGGGGCTGCGCTGCTCCATGCCCCAGTCCAGTGCACTCAaccagccctgggcagcagtcAGAGCATCGGCCTGCAGTGCATGTGGCATGCCCAGGGCTGGAGACAGACTAATTACATACAGCAGCCCCGGCTGAACGCCGCGCTGCCTCTGTAAGGGGCTATTTGTAGGTGGTGATTCAGGCTGTCTGCCTGCCGTGACTCAGGACTGAGTAAACAGGGCTTCTGCTGCCCGTGCCACAACATGGGGATGGGCAGAGGGCAGGAAGCACCCAGCAGGGTTCTGGATGGCACCTGGGGAGGTGAACACAGCCAGGGCATCTGCAGGGCATCTCTAATCCTCAAGGGTGCGGGCTGTGCCAAACCATCAGCCCAGGGCCCTCCCTGGGGAAACACAGGCGGTACCCCACACCAGCCTTGGGCAGCACTGGGTGCAATGCCGGTGGGGACACACACGTatctcctgcactgcacagcccaaCTGGGTGAGCAAGGGCcaagctgtgctgccctggcCCCAAAGAACACTCCCCTGGCCCAGCTGCCCCCACAGTccctggctgctcccagcaatccactgggcagcagggagagacaGATGCACAGGGCAAGCCCCACCCAGGCAGCTGCTCGCTCTATAAAAACTCTATCCCCGTCCCTAAATATAGAGATGCAATGCCCACAGAGCCTCCCAGCAGTCGGCAGCCGGGAACAGCATCTGCACACCACGCACAGGCAGCCACCGTGTCCCTGCTGAGACGCAGCCCTGGCAAGGCACGCCTCACTTTGCAAACCCAGGGGCACTAAAAATTACACATCCACAACCGAAGGCAGCCGTAAGCATCAGAACAGCACTGCCCCAGGCTGAGCCTGCAGATTTCCCTGGCTGCTGCAAGCAGAGGGGCTTGGTGCGAGGCAGCAGTTCCCCGCACACCAGGGGCACCAACTGCCACTCCAGGCCATAATCTCTCCGGATAAGCTCGAGCCTAGGAGCCTGTTCACATCATTCACAAGCTGCCGTCAGCAAAATCCCCGAGAGAAAAGGCctacattttgaaaacaacagaagctCAAAGCCATTTGCAAAGAGGCCACCTCGCACTCGCCGGGGCTGCCCCCGGCCCCTCCAAGCCTCGGCTCCAGCTGCCAAATCCGGGTCAGGACCCcctcccacagccagcagcccccCGCGCCCCTCGGCTCACCAGGCgctccatctcctgctcccGCATCCGCTCCTCGCGCTGCCGCCGGTGGTACTCCAGCAGATCGTCCTCGTTGTCGCTGATCTCGGTGATGCTGTTCTTACGCTCCCGCACGCCCGCCGGCAGCCGCACGTCCCCCGACAGCTTCCTCTGGGCGCGGGGGCTCTGCCGGGGCGAAGGCACGGCCAGGGAGCCCAGGCTGTGTGCGGGGCTGAGGCAGGAGCTGAAGCTGGGCCGGCGTGCGGACGGCTCCGTTGACAGCGGGGACGAGGGGCTCCcggccctgctgctcctcccgCCCGCGGGGCTCGGCTCCTCGTGGCCCTTGCGCCTGGTTCGGGGGCTTCCAGGAACCTCCCTGCCCAGCCGGGGCTGAGGGGACGGGGCATCCGGGGCCGCCCGGGGGCTGGCGGCTCGGCGCGATAAGGACGGGCTGAGGGGCGGCAGCTCCCGCATGCTCTCCACGTTCCTCCGGGCCGCCCGCGGGCTCTCGGGGGGCTGCAGCCCACGGCCACTCTGGCTGCCGTGCGCCGGTCCCACGGCGTCCGGGAGAAGCCTGGGTGCGGGCTGACGGCCGGGAGCGGGAGGGTCCCTCGGCTCTCGGAAGGGGCTGGGCGGCcgctcctgcagggctgcccgAACCCGCGGCACCGAGGAGCCCAATGTCCGGGGGGCTGCCCGGGGGCTGCCGGGCGGCTGGGAACGAGGACTGCCCGCCCTGTGCTCTTGGAGGGGGTGCGGGACCGCCGGGCTGTCCAGGGCACCCCGCCAGGCGCGGGGGCTCTCCGCCGACCGAGTGTCATTGGGGCCCCCGTAGGGTGGCGGTGGTGGGCGCTGCGGGGGGGGCTGCACGGCGTGGTTGTAGCTGGAGGAGCGGAGCGGCACGACGGGGGGCACGGCCGGgccctgctcctggctgctgggcGAGTGGCTCGTGTAGCCGCCGCTGCTGGCGGGCGAGGAGAGCGGGGAGAAGGGCGGCGAGGCGTTCTCGTAGCTGGAGCCCCCCGAGGCGGCACCGGGGCTCAGCGGAGGGGACAGGAGGCAGCGCCCACCTCCGTTCACCATGGCGCAGAGCGGGGACTGGCCGCGGGACGGCGGCTTCTTGCTGGGGGACGCCGGATCCTCCAGCACCAGCGAGTCCATGATGTCCTGCAAGTCCTTCTCGATGGAGCTCACCAGGGAGTTGTGGCTGGGCTCCCGTGCCGGCAGCTGGCGGCTGCCATTCACCAGGGCTTCGGGCTCTGCGGGCAGACGTGGGAGGGAGGGAGTCAGAGTGGGCAGGGGCACcgtgctgccctgctcctgcagcttctgagcagcgcagctctgcaggcagcccctCACCCAGCCCAGCTCCGCTCCACTCTGCCTTGCAGGGCTTGCAGAGAGCACACTGATGGGGCAGGAGATTGAGGCTGGCACCCAGCTGGCAGACCAAAGCTCAGTTCACTTCCATTAAACTCTCCCTCCCCACAGTGCAAGGCTCCTGCCTGCAAAATCATACTGTGCACAGCCAGCCAGGAGGGCACAGGCATGCTGGCATGCAGCCTCCCTGCCTGATCCCGGCCCGAGGCCGTGGTGTGTCTGGACACAGCTCTGCGTGCCACCGATGTGCCTGTCACTCAAAGGACATGCTAATAACAGCAGTGGCTGCTCCTGAACAGTGTCACCACACTGGCATGGGGCAGCACCACATCGGTAGATCTTGAGCtgccacagcaaaacaaataggCAGCAGCAAACACCAGCATGAGGCCTGACACTGACCTGACCCCTGCTTCATGCGCACCAGGAGTGCATCCCTGCTGAGAGAGACACCATCAGTCCCACGGCCCAGGTGGgacccagagcagcaggcatCATCTCTGCACACGCAGTCCTGCCTGATATCACAGGTACAGAGATACAACCAGGGAccagaagggcagcagctgtgggcagctgcAGGTTGCTCAGGGGACACAGCACCTCCTCAGGTTCTTACTCCCCGTTCCCAGCTGTAGGACCTGATGTTTTCCCAGCCCTCAGCACTGTGCACATGGCACAAATCACACCATGAGTTCACAGCATCCTGCCCTGGTGATAATAAGCAGGGTGCAGCTGCACAGACCCAACAAGCACCAGTGTCTGGTGACTTCCAGTACCCACAGCATCCTGTGCCTGGCACCAGCTGCCACTGGGAAAGGGCAGGGGCTGTCCCAGCACCAAGCAGGTCCCTGCCACCTCCTCAGTGGGGAGGGACTACACTGGGAGCCAGACAGCAGcaaacagtgctgctgaaagctCCAGCTGTGTCCTGCTCAGGGATGCACAGCCATGGAGACAGTGTGGGGATGGCACGTGGGAGCTGCCAGCCTGGATCAGCACAGCGCCTGTCTCATCCCCCCCCTTGGAGCCAGGCTGGAGGCAGGGACCTCATGCCTTACAGACAGACACAGCGAGATAAGCAGCTGCTTCAATTAAGTGCTGCAGCCAGGGAAACGGCCTTCACAGCCTCCTTGTAGCCAGCCCTACATGTAAACAGCAGCTCTCAGGCAGCAGGGGGGCCTGCATGCACCCAGCAGCCCTACACTCCTGGGCTGAGCAAGGACTGAGAGCTCTGTCCCAgtagcagcacagcccccagaCCCACACACAACAGGGGGCTTGGGTTGGGCAGAAACCTGTTACACTCTTCCCAGGCACCATTAATAATTAACAGACATCAGCACAGCCACCAGGCTGAGTCATCAGCCAATGAAGGCACCACAGAGCATCCATGAATGGGCATCACAGGAATCCAGATCCCACTGTTATGACCTTGCACAGCACTATGCTCCCACCCGTACCCAGGAGAACTCCAAACAAGGAGACTCCTAacatccccacagccccaccagGATGAAGAAGGGCCACCTACTTGCTGGCAGTCCATAAAGAGCCGCGGggctccttcctcctgctgggATCATGCTCTTCATCCACTTGGCTTCAGCGGGGTGGTTGAAGCGGAGGAAGGTCGCCTGGCCCAGGCAGATGGTGCACCCTGGGGAGAGAGGGGGTTCAGCAccggggtggggggggcacgGCTGGAATCCAGGTCACTGCCCGCCATCCCCACAGCCGGGTGCATCCCGCACAGCTGGGGCCAcgcacagagcagggctggcagcactCCAGTGCCGCCGCCAGCTGCAGACAAGACAGCTCCTGTCCGCTGTaggaaaatgctgcttcttgGCCCAAACCCGGAGCCTTCGCAGGGAAGGCTGCCGATTCGCCATCAGGGAGGAATGTAGGGACGGGAGCCAGGCTGCGCCAGCCCcagggaacagcagcagaggctgcagatggTCCCTGCTGAGCGCAGGCGGCTCAGACGCTGCGTGTCGCTCCCTGCACGGCTGCACGCTGGGGGACCGGCAGGGCAGTAGGGCCGAGTGGCACAGGGAGGGCAGCAGCCCCACTGAGAGCTGCATTCACCGCTCCGCCACCACCTGGATGCAGCTCAATGTGCAGCAGAGGAAAGTGCTGCCCGCACCCGCCCTGCAAGGGCTGTAAAAGGCGACTCTTCACACACACCGGTGTGTGAAGACAATAGCATCCGGAAGCCACGGTGCCAAAGTCCCACATGTGCAGTAAGcgcagggagctgggagcaggcagcacacagccagccgCCTTCCCCACggggctgctgccagccagcACCACGCCGGCGGTGCGAGGCTCCTGCCTGGCAGCCGTGTTGCCGACACACCCCACTTTGAAGCGCCTCCAGGGCCCCAGGGAGAGGCTCACTGCTCGCTGTCAGCTGAAAATCCCTTGCTGGAAGGGATGCATTTTttggagcagctgagctggcagCGTGCAACCCAAGTGCAGCCCcagcctcagccccagcagagcaggtggGTCCGGatggagggagctgggctgggaaaTCCCCAGGCAGGCAGCGGGGAGTGGGGGAGCGTGTACAGAGATCACCCTATGCCAGCTATGGTGGAGCAGAAATAACAGGAGAGCACGTGCTGACTCCAGGTCCCACCAGGGAGCTGGCAAAGAGCAGCCCTGTGTGACACCAACACACAGATCAGCTCCAGTCAACACAGATTGCACCAGGTTAAGAGAAGTTCTGCACGTGTTGGGTTCAGCTGGCAAAGCCTCTCAGCACACCAATGCGTCCCCGTGCAGATGGGTCTAACTGACCCATGCTTTTCCAGGAGCTGCTCTTCCCAGAGCAGTGGCCACCAACCTCCTGCTCCGCgaccccactgtgcccatcccgaaggagctgtgtgtgctgttcAGAAAGTGTGGACACGGGGATGTCAACAGCACCCGCACCCATCGCCCATCGGGTCCTTTTCTCCTCCACTCACGCGGCTCTCATTGTTCCCTTGGGTGACCCGCTGCAGCACGCGGTCCCCCCGAAGCACCCAGCCGCCTTCTGCGGGGGGTACGAGGGAAGATGCGAGGAACATCTtcactctgcagcagcagcgggGCCGAACGGCCCCCGCCCGGCTCCGGGGGGCTCCGCACCGGCCGAGCTCCGCCGCCAGCCGCCCCTCCCCGCCCGGCAGTGCGGGATCCCCCCCGGCCCGCGGCTCCCAGGCCTTTGTGCGGCTTCCCCGCCCCGGGAGCGCCTCGGATAAATCACCGTCGCTAATGAGAGGCTGTCAAAGGAGCGCAGGATCCGGATTTCTAACTCCGGCGCAACCCGACACCGCGGGCGATGAATGAAATGGCGGATGGAGAAAGTCTGAAAGCAGCCACCGCTGTCGGAGGGGCCGGGCTGCCCGGAGCCGACCCCCGCCCGGAGCCCCCGCCCCGGCTGCCCGCGGAGGCGCGGCGCCCGAAGCCCGACCCGGTGACAGCTCGGCATCGCCCTCTCCCCACGGCCCGGGCCCGACAGACCGATGCAGACAGATGGAGGACGATAAACGAGCGAGACGGCGCTGGCCGCGAGGCGACGGGCGGCAGCTCCGCGGGGCGCCGGCAGCCCGGGGCCGCCAAACAAAGCCCAGAACCGGCGCTGTTCCCTCCGCCCCTCCCGGCGCCCTCCTCGCTGCGCCCCCCGCCCCTCCGGGCACGGATACGCGTGGCCGTCCCCCCCcaccgccgcgccgcgccgcgccgcacTCACCGAGCCCGAGCCGCCCGCTGGCCGCAGCCGCCGCCCGGGCAGCGGGAGCCGCGCACCGGACCGCCCCGGGGAGGAGCCGCACGGGCGGGGCGGCTCCGCGGGG from the Lagopus muta isolate bLagMut1 chromosome 22, bLagMut1 primary, whole genome shotgun sequence genome contains:
- the PHLDB1 gene encoding pleckstrin homology-like domain family B member 1 isoform X4, coding for MLGSVAPLPMSSGRQPRQHVGAVGTLRQRLPLSARTRTGWQPVPDITRHLRANTMEAPSRTTTSPTRRVQTIIQNSPLDLIDTGKGLKVQTEKPHLVSLGSGRLSTAITLLPLEEGRTTIGTAAKDIVLQGPGLAPEHCYIENVRGTLTLHPCNNACTIDGVMIQRPTRLTQGCTICLGQATFLRFNHPAEAKWMKSMIPAGGRSPAALYGLPAKPEALVNGSRQLPAREPSHNSLVSSIEKDLQDIMDSLVLEDPASPSKKPPSRGQSPLCAMVNGGGRCLLSPPLSPGAASGGSSYENASPPFSPLSSPASSGGYTSHSPSSQEQGPAVPPVVPLRSSSYNHAVQPPPQRPPPPPYGGPNDTRSAESPRAWRGALDSPAVPHPLQEHRAGSPRSQPPGSPRAAPRTLGSSVPRVRAALQERPPSPFREPRDPPAPGRQPAPRLLPDAVGPAHGSQSGRGLQPPESPRAARRNVESMRELPPLSPSLSRRAASPRAAPDAPSPQPRLGREVPGSPRTRRKGHEEPSPAGGRSSRAGSPSSPLSTEPSARRPSFSSCLSPAHSLGSLAVPSPRQSPRAQRKLSGDVRLPAGVRERKNSITEISDNEDDLLEYHRRQREERMREQEMERLERQRLETILNLCAEYTKTDGSELLPGHTDAGRRAPRGTAGLGRAAEELGVLRQRESLERSDEENLKEECSSTESTHHEHEELAGPRAKEAQRLEEERACVFGRLDELKGRVKELEQQLQETSREAEMERALLQGERESEVARLQQEQEVVQQLQEKLSGLDASIRKERDKEAEALETETKLFEDLEFQQLERESRLEEERETRSQQLLQSRAEYHRSIARRKERVAALDAQAAQIRLQSAQEAERLAQERNDVLRLLQKEKEKLASLERRYQLVTGGRSFPKMSSALKEETLHISEPYELLEGTKPLSPPLGAAASLASPSAHSYPKMQEYVTIEQLSGILGSVSAPAGSPLGRAPPASSSSGCTPLPPSLPALSSPSISAEMEKQLPGGPLWLPALDLEKWYQEVMAGFETSSPVSPPSSPPPLPAKAYSSQKPLQVYRAKMEGDTGALTPRMKSGTPSSSQLNISVLGRSPSPKGPLHAPSHAGSLPRNLAATLQDIETKRQLALQQKADPLPAEPLQPGDVPGQQVIEEQKRRLAELKQKAAAEAQSQWEALHGQPPFPQSYPPLMHHSILHHHHAHGAGPRAEELDHAYDTLSLESSDSMETSISTGNNSACSPDNMSSASGMDAGKIEEMEKMLKEAHAEKSRLMETREREMELRRQALEDERRRREQLERRLQDETARRQKLVEKEVKLREKHFSQARPLTRYLPIRKEDFDLRLHIESSGHSVDTCYHVILTEKMCKGYLVKMGGKIKSWKKRWFVFDRMKRTVSYYVDKHETKLKGVIYFQAIEEVYYDHLRSAAKSPNPALTFCVKTHDRLYFMVAPSAEAMRIWMDVIVTGAEGYTQFMN